The Brachypodium distachyon strain Bd21 chromosome 4, Brachypodium_distachyon_v3.0, whole genome shotgun sequence nucleotide sequence ACAATTTTCAGTAAAAATTGGCAAGTAACATTTTGCCCATGATGCAAATTGTCACTGTTTctttacaaattttttgacGGTGATAAACAACTTGGAGAGGTACATCTTTTAAATATATCATTTTTCCACCTTTTGAAAACCTCGAAATGCACAACAACAACCAAACACGGAGTCCATGGTTCAAATTAGAGCAAGCACCAATGGAGATTAGTTCATACAGGCACCATACTCTAGTTTTCAGAATGAATGAACTTTCTGTTCGAAAGTTAACGTATAGCTCTGGTTCTTGCATTGGGATTAGTTCATACAGGCTCCAAATAATCATCCCAACTAGCTCATCGGCGACGCCTTCTCCAGCTACCCTTCTTCCTTGTCATCCTACATTGTTGCCTGCCGGGGGGAGCGGAGAGGGTGTGAGAGCTGTGTCTAGGGAAGGACAGGATATATAAGGGTTTTGAGAGGTTGAATTTAGTAAAGAAATGGAGATGATAAACACATAGTTTTTTTAGTTAAGGGCTGTGTGCTAATCTTTGCTTTTTCTTACAATCATGTCGTGGTAAGTAAATCACCATGCATCATAGTTTTTCCCCGATGGACATTGTAGTCTTGTTGACCTTTCCTTGAGTTTCATTAGCATTTTCATTTAGATGTAGCTAAGAGCAAGTGAATATATTGTCTAGATTCAAAGGCtaccaaaagaaaagagacaTGTGCATATCTTATGATATACATAGACTGAGAGAGCATTATCTTTATTACCAAAAGGAAAGGACAGGAGAACCCAATTAAGGGTTAAACCTTAATTTAACAAGCAAATCATCACTACTAGTTCTTCTCAGCAGCTGGCTCAGGATATTTAAAAAAACCTGTCCTTCTACATTTCATTTCCAGATCCCTTATTAAAACTGGCATTGCACTCTTTTCATGCACATATTCTTCTCTCACTAGCTAGAGAGCTAGAGCCAGAGTGCGCCGGCGTTCTTGAGCATGGGCACGAGCTGGCCGGCGAGATGCAGCGCCATGACCCTGTTTGTGCCGCCGACGAGGTTCCCGCCGATGAACACTGCAGGTACAACCGATGTACTGCCACGACCGAGCCTCCTGGCGAGCTCCCGCTCCATCTCCCTGCCCTGGGGGTCCTTGTCGAGCTCGTGCACAGCGGCGTTGACACCGAGCTCGCGGAGGAGGGACGTCACGACAGGGCACATGGAACACCTGCTCGTCGTGAACACCACCACCGCTCGCTCCGATGCCAGGGTTGCCACCTGGTCCATGGTTCTGAAGGTTCTAGAGGCTTCTAGAGCTAGCTCTACACTCGGCTTTGGATGTAATGACTTGGATGGAAGCTGGTTGCTTGCTTGCTGGCTGGCTGTGATTTGTTGCTTACTGGGGTGGGGATTGCCTTTTATAGGCTCACTGGCTCAAAGAGGATCTGCTGGTTTTGCCATATAGGGATAATTAGCAATTAGTATCATGTGCATCAACTCGTTTATTATGGAATATAGATTTGGTTCTTGTATAAAAAGAACACATTTTAAACCCAGCACAGGGTAAAGGTTGGATGGTCTAGGATAAGAAAAGATGTTGGTGTTCATGAGGGTCCCATGGAACATTGGAATCTCTTTCCTCATCTCAGTTGACCTCTTGCAAGTTGCGAATTCTTCTATGCCTAAGCCTAACAAACCTTAATTACAAGATGGTTTGCATGAGAGATTAGACTTCTATATATATGTTCTTGAGCATTTTCtctggaagaaaagaaaatcatttcTCAGTTACGATATAGAAACACTATATTGTTGAAATGGAAGAAACATGCTAACCTCAGCATCTGTACGGAAAATTCTGTTGCCTTTAACAGAGTTTGATATTTGTAGTAGCTCCAAATCTCTTGTGCAATATGCATGCCATTTCCTCTGGTTCTTACTGTTCTGCTTCATTTTGTCTGGAAGTTTCAGCTCTGAAACATGCTCTGTACATGGCACCTAATTTTTCAGGCATTTCACTGTAAATACAGAAAAGCTCGAAACAGGCACAGATGGCGCCGCAATCCACACATCCACGCTTCGTCACATGACAGTACGGTACAGGGATCTGATTCCACCGGCTTAAGAAGACGTGCTTCGATCAGCTCCCCTTCTGGCTCAGAGTAT carries:
- the LOC112268859 gene encoding glutaredoxin-C10-like, with amino-acid sequence MDQVATLASERAVVVFTTSRCSMCPVVTSLLRELGVNAAVHELDKDPQGREMERELARRLGRGSTSVVPAVFIGGNLVGGTNRVMALHLAGQLVPMLKNAGALWL